A region of the Sminthopsis crassicaudata isolate SCR6 chromosome 6, ASM4859323v1, whole genome shotgun sequence genome:
AACAATGTATTGAACTCTTAAAAACCTACATTCTATCTTGAAACTTGAAAGCAACTTTcaaataataatatcaaaatgtCCCTTATATAGTTTAGCAGGTATGTCTCCATATccccaaattctttttattactGTGCTTCActcatttcatatataaatattgcACAGAGAATCTCTCCTTACAAATATGATTCCTATTGAGGAACAAAGTCTGGTTTGCTACGTTTAACTGAATAATCCAGAACAATGGTTATTAGATGCAATAGTTCTCTAGACTTCAACTTAAATACACTTAATATTCTTACAGGAAAGCACTCTGATTTCTAATAGAATTCCTTCTAGTCTATAAGTATAGCTATAAATCATCTTCTATCCCTTGTCACTCTGTATTCTGATGCAGAGTTGAAGAATAATAGCAGAAATATAATTTGGAACTGAGGAAGAACACTAGCAATCACAACTGAAATATAACAGTATATTTTTGTGACATGGGAATTTTCAATTAGGGATTTTTCctatgccatttttttctccctccacctttcctaagattaaaaaaaaaactacaattcTGAAAAATTTAGATGTCCTATAGTTCCAGTAGCTTACCCCATTTTATAGGCAAGAAAAGTGAATCTTACTGACAAATGAGTTGCTTAAAATCATCTTTACTGATTAGTTATATCACATTCTCTCTTATTGCCCACAACCTTCACCATCCTCtgtatttttatattcttcaccttcctattctcttccctcttttttcctctgcaccttgtatatgtgtatgtgtgtaaattgTTCTGTGTATCAACAAAATATGCTTCATTAATTTAGCACATTAAGAATTTTAGGGAAATTCTTAGACTGGCTTTATGTTCTTATAATGTTTAATGATATCGAAATATTCCACCAAGGTTTTTGAAAATCCCAAAAGTTCCATAAAGCCagatatattttaaagagaaaaatatttgatgaatccttcttctttttcttcccccgcccctttctcctcttcttccaaaGTTATTCTTTAAGTCACACTCAGTTGTACTCTTTAGTTACCCAAGAACTAGGCATAAAAAAAGAGAGTGGTATGGGGAAGAGagggtatagaagaattgtacatatttaatatactGGATTATTTCCTGTCTTGGGGATAGATTTGGAATAAAAGTTTTTCTatgggtgaatattaaaaactatctttccatatattttgaaaataaaaagctattttaaaaagaacagtgGATTCACCCCAGTAAAACTATCCTGCTGACAACCTAAATGAGGTTGAAGGTTCCTGAAAGACCCAAACTCATGGGTGAATTGGGATTGGGGGTATCTATTCCAAGTATGATTAGATTCCCCCTTTTGTTTCAAATACCATGAGGGCAACTTAAGCAGGTGCAGAGCAATAATTTAAAGCTTGGTAAGACATCAAAAACATCAAAGTAATTCATTGAATTCTGGGCTATTGCTAGGTTTCTTGACATTTGTCTTGCCTCTGGAATTTGATGACTGGAAGAGACAACATTGttaatctctgcctctctccttcccaacATGTCCCCCATTTATCACTATCTCCTTTCCTTCATCACTGTCTGTATCTGTACCACTTTCATTACTTGCCTTTGTATTTTAGGGCCATTTGTCTAAACTTTCTCTCTTGTTATTAACATATTATCacattccttttccaattgtcATTATGTTATTCCCTAGAGAGTATTCAAAGAAACAGTTGTTTTGGTCCTCATTTTGTAATTTAATAATTTCAGAAACAATCAATTCACTTTAAGGCTTAAATGTTTTGATAGAGTAACAATAACACATAtgtcatttaattttatctttgtaatatttgttattcagtcaataaatatttaattagtaTAAACTATATTGTATGTGTATTTCTTCCTGCTACTagattatatagaaataaataatttagacaaGATTtatccacattttttaaaattatttattgaggGTATTCTATGACACTGTCCATGCCAGGAAATTAAAGAATATGGAAATTGAATTTGACACTATGGACTGAAAGGTTAGATCAATTTGAATATCATACATTATATTTTGATTCAATTATATTTTGTGGTACCACAGCTTTCGCATGGCATTCTTCATTTCTGTATTTCTCAGTGTGTAGATAAGAGGGTTCAGCATGGGTGCAATCACAGTGTACAACACAGAAAACTCCTTCTCATTATTGTTGGCACTAGGAGGTGGCACATAAGTGTAAACACAGGGgacaaaaaaaagtataacaaCCATGATATGGGAGCTACAAGTGGAAAGGGCTTTGTGCCTACCCTCTAGTGAGTGCTTTCGAAGATTATACAATATGACTATATAAGATGCTACCAAGACTAGAAAAGTAACCAAACAAACCATCCCATTGTTGGCAATGACCAAGATACTAACAACATGAGTGTTGGTGCAGACCAGTTTCAGGAGGGGTTTCACATCACATATGTAGTGGTCAATCTGATTAGGGCCACAGAAAGGCAGGCTGAGGACCATGAGAAGCTGGGCAATTGAATGCCAAAAGGCCACTGCCCAGGCCGTCAATATCAGCATGTTGCATCTGAGCCGGTTCATAAGAACTGTGTAGTGCAGTGGTTTACAGATGGCAATATAGCGATCAAAGGCCATGGACACCAGAATGAACATTTCCACACCTCCCAGCAAGTGAGCAGAGAAGAGCTGAATCATACAACAATTAAAGGAAATGCTTTTGCTCTTGGCAGCTAGGTCTCTGATCAGCCTAGGTACAATGGTGGAAGTATAGGCCAGATCCATGAGGGCCAGGTGACACAGAAAATAGTACATGGGCTGCTGAATCAGATGGCTACATGTGATagtgatgaagatgatgaaattTCCCAGGAAGATTGCAAAGTAACAGAGCAAGAAGAAAGTAAAACATATTATTTTGATCTCTTTGTTCATAAAAAGTCCCAAGAGAATGAACTCTGTGACATTGTTCCGATTTTCCATGTAGTTAGAGTAGGTGAAGAATATTCAGTATAATATTAAATTACCTGAAATTCTGTGCAATAGAAGAAATCATTATTGGCATTAGTTttttatataattcataaaacccatttagaaaaaaaaaaacaattgtttgAATTGACACATTGATCATAAAACAGATTTTAAACCAAAGTGTAGAACTTTAAGGCATAGAATTTTGTAAAAAGTGAATATCTCTCTTCTAATACTTATTCAAGGCTTAATATACCTATTTATATCTGCAATTCAAAAATCACAGAATGACTTAAAAtatgaggagggggaaagagggagtgggaggaaggcagcataaagatttttataaaagaataatgaTTATGACTCTTAGGTCTCTAAATACATTTGCAGGTTTTGGGGGcaacaatctttttttatttaagaaaatgaagattttcaATTGCTGTGGCTGAAAGTGATATATCACCTTAGCATCAAAAGATATTATTCTGAGGCTTTTCAAATACACTATAGCTGATCCATTGTGAGAGATTTAATTATGTTGGCCAAATCTTTCCACTTTCATGAAAGATCCTGGAATTAAGATTTTTCCagaaataatcttagaaaatcTAAATAATATTTACTCCTCCATTTTTTCTGCTTCAtgactaaaaattttctgtttcatAATTAGAAATATTCAGAACAAATTAATTTAGTGACATATTGTCTTTCTTATATAGCTAACTTGTCACTTTTgcaatttcctcaattttttttttctttttgaactcattgatatatttaatttttaatcacaAGCATTTCTCAATTCATAGCTTTTCACCCCTCCCATTATAAAGACAAATTGTCCTATCACACTTTTGGTCAGatcattatttaaatttaacaaagCATTTTCAAGTATATTCATGAGATATTTTAATAGTCATTGTAATATGAAACCTATGTAATCTGAAAATTactaaaacaaaaaccaaatcaaaagaaaacaaataaaaaaaagacatgagTTTCCCTTATTTGATCTAATAAAGTGAAAGATTAAGATATATCTGATTATTCCTATGTCTTCTAAATTCAAAGTGGAGATGGGAAAAACCACAGAACAAGTAGAAAATAATCTGTATTTGTAACATTTTTCTCTAGAGTAAAGGGAGGCAacttatcatttttctttgaaattagtATTTGTCCCAGacctttatttgtttattattttcaaattgatctgtttgttttttccccccagtaaTCCAGTAATGGTTTCTATTCTTGATTTTAAATCAAATCGTGAATTGTAACATTCAATCACAAGGAATAAAGAAATAAcctaaaagaaagatgaaaaaaaaaataattgggcaATTCATAATTAATTATCCCAGAGCTTTTTTGTGTGGGTAGTTATAGGTATAACTACCCAATAGCACAGAGTAATAAAGAACATGCCCTGTTCTGAGTGAGGATTTAAACTCCAAAGATAAAGGATCTTGttggaaatgaaaactttagaCACAAATTCTTGGAATGATTGGAGGAAGACTTCATAAGCCAGAAACAGGCACTATACCCTTTTGAGGGGATACCCACTGTTCAAAGAGGCTGAATCATCAATTGTATTCCATAATATCACCCTGCCTCCTGATCTACTCTTCAGAATTTCCATGGAAGGAAATCCTTCCATAATCTAATATTTTATGACACTTCCAGTACATGCACTGTTGGATGGgcttccaaattgcccccccctTGTCATATCACCATTGTATCCTCCTTAAGGGAGGAGAAAGTAATATACACAATGCTTATTGatgttcaattaatttttttgctttcccAAGTAATAAACCCAGGTCATTTGTACACAAGAAGCACCATTGATTATGTCTATTACATCTGTTGACATAAGACATTCTTTACTCCTCTTCAAACAGACTCTACTACCCTAAAGCTTATATCATGTTCTTTTCTACAATGGACATGGAGAGGGAGGCTGTGAGATGAACTTTtcaattgtaaaaacaaaaccttacaaTTCTAATTCTCAGTATCTTAACGTGAGCTATCTACCCAAAAGTAAAGTTTCATatgtgggaggaaaaggaaatatgaatagaTATTGTAAGATGTAGAATTATAAGGTGTCTTGGAGGTAATGAGGTGGCACAATGGAgagttttaattaaaattcaacctcagacacttaataactgtgtgaccctggacaagtcatttaaccttgttactttgtctttttcctcatatataaaatgaggtgtagaaggaaagggaaaaccacttcagcatcttcACCAAGGAGCCCTGAATGGGACTCTCATAAATTGAATAATATTGAAACaagtgaagaacaacaaaaaggaaccttagaggcaAGGAAACTTTAGAAAGGAGAATACTGAACTTGGAATTACcagatcttagttcaaattcaCTTTGAATTTACAaattcctttgttgttgtttcttatataaaatgaaaagactttgtaaaatacttttaaatatgttttaggCTATAAATCTAAGATCTATTTGTATCTCTAAGTGCTTAATTAGCTGAAGCTTGAAGAAACAAAGTGACATTTTCAAAGACACTCAGAGAATGACTAATTTGGTAAGGattcaaatctaaatctaaaactCAAAGAGTTAAATGAATCCTCTATTGTCATATTGCTATTAATGGCCAATGGTCAGAGTCAAGATCTAAACTACTCAATTTTAggagttttattgttttttttctattatatctttTGGCTTTGCCCCATTCAGTCCAGAAATGCtggtaataataaaaagattccaaagaagcaaaaagagattttttttttcatcagcatCTTTAAGAGATTAGAAGTGCCTTAATTAGAAGTGCCTTAACTAAAGCTATTTTTTTACCTAGAATCCCTTTCTTCAACCCTATCCTTAAAGACACATATTTCCAGTTCTTAATATTGAATATCTTGAGGTTTAAGATAGCCTGTTGATGGGGTATTTATAGAGAATATGTTTTGGGGGAAAGGGTGTGTATATGACTGGGGTAGTTGACACAGGGAAATAGGAACCTAGGAAATCTAAAATGACTAGACTATTTGTTAGGCTTACTAAGACCCTTACAACTATGGAGgtcttaaaagaaagagaaaacatttccaaaagcatttcctttttttttggcttaCCTGTCATATATGTAAGAAACATTGTTAAAAATGGTGGGGGTGATGGTTTTTGGATAATCAAATCCTAAAATCAATGAGTGAAAATCCATCCAAAAAAAACTtacattataccatgacaatagaTACAATCATTCATAGGAGATATATTCCCATGATAAACATACCTGATACCATGAAGGGAAGACTGGTTTCTGGTCAAGTATTCCTGGAAATGTGGACTCTCATTATCTTCCAAGAGAATGGTCTATTTTTATCAACAAGCAGGAGTGGAAGTAGGTAACTATTGCCAGGTGACCTCAATTCACTGTAAAGGGAAAACAGATGGGAATCAAGAAGTGTTCCCTTCTTTTCCTGACTGGGAACTCAGCAGACAAATAGATTTTCAAAGTTACTGACTCCACCTAAAACATTTAGCCCAATAACTGCTTTTTGTGGAGtcatagagaaaagcaaatttaaaggCTTGTGAGGGACCCTTAGGACTTAGTCTCCCAGAAGCATTCCCAGGCAATTAAGAAATGTAAGACattaaaatacaaagacaaatttcaGGGTCAACTAATTAGTCCATCAATCAGCTAAtttaatcaagcatttattaaacacctactacaaTCCAGCATTTAATGAACAACTGCTATTGACCAGAAAATTTTGTATTAGGGGGGCAAAATGTTATAATGACTGTCTCAGGGTGAGGAAGATCTCAGTTTAAATTCAGTGTCTGAGAAAGATTGCTTGAGTCATCACAGAAAAGTAGATTAACTGGTGAGTGCCCCATGGAACACTCTCCTACTGAAAATGAGATGCTCTTCCACATTAGCAAGTGAGATGTCTTCATCATCTGTAAATGGTGCAGTGCATGAAGCACCAATCCTgtagtcaggaacacctgagttcaaatttagtcttaaACACATAACTAGCTATATAAtactgagcaagtcccttaatttcaATTGACTCCCCCAAAAGAAAGCCTTCACCTATATACCAATGTAATATTAGCTCTACTTCtgaaatagaatatatatgtgtctaCATGTATttctgtacatatacatatgtatataaatgtatgtatttataggTACATATAGagatagggagggaaggaaggaaagagtgtgtatatatatatatatatacatatatattcatatatggaatatgaatacatatacatatataagcatatatacatagatagacatTCATACTAGGCAACATAGAATAAAGAAACTTTCCCGTTGGAAGTGAGAGTTGAACCAAGAGAAAGTGTCCTAGATCTCTGCCAAGAGGAAGACTTCTAAAAGTCTCTAAAAGAACAAGTTGGGGAACAAAGATATGATGGagaatcttttctcttttctccccagaGATTTGTTCTTTAATAATTTGAAGTGAGGTTAGCCTCtttcaacttttcttttaaaactagAGGTCAGCAATAACTGAAAGAGAAGAATGTTGAGAAGAGTACCTAAAGAAAAGGTGCTGAAAACCCAAGTTCTCTTGCCAACTTTACCCTCTTCATGAAGTGAAGAAATTGGACAACGTGTTTTctcaagtcccttccagttctgtaGGCTTGACTCTAGCACTTTGAAGGCACCATTCAAACAAATTATATTActcacataaatataaatttaccATTATCATGACTTTAGTTGACATACTCCTTACTTAGAATGAAATTCTTTGTTTACATCTTGAACATTGCTTTTTCCTTTAAGCCCTCATCTATCTTACAATCAAAAATGGACTTTCTTTACATTCTCCTTTGATCACATGCTGttgttttctctctcaatctcactctgtctttctgtccatATGTATCTCTGTCTTTATGCCTCTGTCCAACTCACTTTGTGCTTCCTGCTCTCCCCTGCCCCGTCTTTCTCTGCCTATATCtgtttttctctgcttctctctgtgtctctctgtgtctttgatTCAGTCTCCCTCTGtgcctctttctatctctctatgtctGAATCTCcctttgtgtgtctgtctctccatgctgtgtttctctgtctctgtctttttcctccctaagtaatcttttttctgttattttgcccaggttcacatttCCAATAATCATCAGAGATATGTTTAAAGAGAGATTTTGCTGACCTGGAAACCAGATCTCTCTCCATTGAACTATGTTACTTCttatttctctcatgtttttatCATATTAACTCTATTCTATAACTATCATTCATGGTTTTATCATATAGTTCTgtatgattttataaaattacTCATTTCACTGAGGCCTAAGGATGCAAAATCAATACTTGagatattatttattcattttttttaatctgtgttaTCCAATATAGTGGAAAATCTCCCGGGGAGGAATCTACAACAGTATTGGCTATTCTATCTGTTTTGCAAGCTGGTAGACCAGAAAACTAGTTATAAAACCTTTTAcgcaaatataaaaggcaaacaGTGAGCATCTAAGTGCAAAAATTTCACAGGACTTCGCCATGCTTACACAATTTTGGAATTTAATCAGCAGTGACCCAACACAACCACTGCTGCCTATAGGAAAAGCTTGGACAAGTTCCCCTTTTctctaaaagcagacctcaacttaaaaaaaaaaaaaaaaaaaaaaaaagatctctgatgatagaaagattttttttttttgttttgttttgttgttttgggtttttttcttttcttgagaaagaggagaacagatttcaaaccctaaggacactaaaagcagatcatctccagatgaagccccaaagggtcaTATAAATTAATCCTCATCGCACAAGGCTAActcagaattcaaaaaggatcctaaaagagagctagaagaataatggaaaaaagaaatgagaaatttgtaaGACAGTTGGGaaataaaacacagaaattatctgaagaaaactccaaacaaaatagatttagtgaaatagaaaaaacatagaattccttaaaaattgttctgacaaaaggggaaaaaaaataattccctgaaaaacagaatttgtgaaatgggaaataaaattcatagaacaaaatgcaatttttaaaaattaaaaatttaaatttagaaattcaattggccaaatacaaaaagtgCTAAAAAGGCAATTGgttaaaataattcactaaaaataagaactgagcaaatggaaatgaatgactcaatgacatATCAAGAATCTGTcaagcaatcaaaaaaaaaatagaaaaaaatgtaaaatgcctcattgCAAAAACAACTAAACtagaaaatagatgtaggaaatacaatctaaggattattagacaTCCTGAAAACCATtattgggaaaaaacaaacaaacaaacaaacaaacaaacaaaaaacacagacatatttcaggaaatcaaggaaaactgccccaatgtCCTAAATTTAAGGTAAAAATTCCAGTGAAAAAATTTACCAACCACCTCCTGAAAAAAAcactccaaaataaaaactccaaggaatatcatagctaaatatcagaactattggaccaaaaaaaaaaaaaaaaagtactgcaagcagccagaaagaaaccatttaagtaccaaggagccacaagcagcttttacattaaaggatccAAGAGCTTTGAATCTATATgttgaaagacaaaagaaattggaatgcagccaagaataaacttaACAATTACATTGTGTATTGTcattcagggaaaaagatggaaattcaatgatacaggtgaatttcatttatttctgatgaaaatacttGAGCTGAACAAAacatttgacctccaaatatagaattcaaaaaaaaaaaaaaaaaaaaaagataaaaaggaacgatctcttgagaactatatttttgttatatgtatacatagagatTGCAGGATAATATAAATATGCTAAaacaaatataagtatatatatatatatatatatatgtttatacaattatattgctaatcgaaaacaaaaacaaaaacaaataagtcaaaaaaaaactctgataaaaaaggaagaaaagtgagaaagaaaataaaattcaagtgaacaacaataaaagaaatgaaaattctatgttgtgatctaaaatcagttcccacagtcctctctctggctgtaggTGGCTCTCATCattataagaccattggaactggcctgaatcatctcattgttgagaacaGCCACAactggctaagctgcagaattaccacacaaaggagaaaatcttgcaagcagctagaaaaaacaatttaaataccaaggtgccacaataagggtcacacaagatctggctgcctccacattaaaagatagaagggcctggaacctgatattccgtaaggcaaaagatcaaggattgcaaccaaaaataaactacccagctaagtttagcatctttttccatggaagaagatggtcattcaatgaaatagaggaattccatatgtttctaagaaaaacacCAGAGTTaagcaaaaaaattgatctacaagactgaagagaaaaaaaaaaaaaaggtacacagaacccttaagaactgtatctctgttgtgggtatatagaaagtaaacatggataatttgattttactgatataaaagaaaaaaaggggggtgtagtaaagggaagggggtagtatcagaaaaaggggaaggagtgataaaaagagggaaactacatcctaggaagaggcatagaaaatacaccatatctgagggaatttagagagggggagaaacattgtgtgaatcttactctcatcagaagaggctcaaagagtaaataattgacatatttgtgtTTCAGAGAATTCTTTATCACCTCATTAATAGGGgggataggaaaagggaaaaggaaaaggagaataagggaagggacttggagggagggggagggatactaaaaaaaaaaggagggctgcgcatcacaaggggagtctataaattgaatattggggaaggggttcaggggggtcaagggaaaaagcataatctggggataatatgatggcaggaaatacagaattagtaattttaactgtaaatgtaaatgggatgaatgctcccatcaaacggagacggatagcagactggatcaaaaatcagaaccctacaatatgttatttacaggaaacacatttaaagcagggagatacatacagagtaaaggtaaaaggttggagcagaatctattacacttcaggtaaagccaaaaaagcaggggtagctatccttatctcagatcaagcaaaagcagaagttgacctaattaaaagagataaggaaggaaactatatcctgctgaaaggtagcataaataatgaagccatatcaatactaaacatgtatgcaccaagtggtatagcatctaactttctaaaggaaatgttaagagaattgcaagaagaaatagacagtaaaactataatagtgggagatctcaaccttgcactctcagatttagacaaat
Encoded here:
- the LOC141545907 gene encoding olfactory receptor 4P4-like isoform X2, with the translated sequence MENRNNVTEFILLGLFMNKEIKIICFTFFLLCYFAIFLGNFIIFITITCSHLIQQPMYYFLCHLALMDLAYTSTIVPRLIRDLAAKSKSISFNCCMIQLFSAHLLGGVEMFILVSMAFDRYIAICKPLHYTVLMNRLRCNMLILTAWAVAFWHSIAQLLMVLSLPFCGPNQIDHYICDVKPLLKLVCTNTHVVSILVIANNGMVCLVTFLVLVASYIVILYNLRKHSLEGRHKALSTCSSHIMVVILFFVPCVYTYVPPPSANNNEKEFSVLYTVIAPMLNPLIYTLRNTEMKNAMRKLWYHKI